A stretch of the Terriglobales bacterium genome encodes the following:
- a CDS encoding type II secretion system protein, whose protein sequence is MRKLRSQRGLTLVELIVAITIMAILAVAALPLARVSVRREKERELRRDLWDMRDAIDRYKEAADRQLFQVKLGSEGYPPDLETLVKGVDINGKKVRFLRRIPVDPMTGKAEWGMRSMQDDPDSTSWGGQNVFDVYTQSENTALDGTKYKDW, encoded by the coding sequence ATGCGGAAACTTCGCTCCCAACGCGGTCTTACACTGGTCGAGCTGATTGTCGCCATCACCATCATGGCGATCCTGGCAGTGGCCGCATTGCCTCTGGCGCGCGTCAGTGTTCGCCGCGAGAAAGAGCGCGAACTCCGCCGCGACCTCTGGGACATGCGTGACGCTATCGACCGGTATAAGGAGGCCGCTGACCGTCAGCTATTCCAGGTCAAACTCGGCAGCGAAGGTTATCCGCCGGACCTCGAAACGCTGGTGAAGGGCGTAGACATCAACGGGAAGAAAGTACGATTTCTGCGACGTATTCCCGTGGATCCCATGACCGGCAAAGCTGAGTGGGGAATGCGTTCGATGCAGGACGATCCCGATAGCACTTCGTGGGGCGGACAAAACGTCTTCGACGTATACACCCAGTCGGAGAACACAGCTCTCGACGGCACAAAATATAAAGACTGGTAA
- a CDS encoding type II secretion system protein, giving the protein MKCSRHLVRSRRESGFTLIELMIVVSIILILVSTAIPIYQQSIIRAREAVLRQNLFTLRSVIDQYSEDKQKAPQSLEDIVAAGYLKQIPVDPITGSRDTWQVVQEDVLLSVDQNAPGITDIHSGAQGNGSDGVPYSEW; this is encoded by the coding sequence ATGAAATGCTCACGACATCTCGTTCGGTCACGCCGCGAAAGCGGCTTTACGCTCATCGAGTTGATGATCGTGGTGAGCATCATCCTGATCCTCGTCTCGACGGCGATCCCCATTTACCAGCAGTCGATCATCCGCGCGCGGGAAGCCGTACTCCGGCAAAACCTGTTCACACTGCGTTCCGTCATTGATCAGTACTCGGAAGACAAGCAGAAGGCTCCGCAGTCGCTCGAAGACATCGTGGCTGCCGGCTATCTGAAGCAGATTCCAGTTGACCCCATCACCGGCTCCCGGGATACATGGCAGGTCGTACAGGAAGACGTGCTCCTTAGCGTGGACCAGAATGCGCCCGGCATAACGGATATCCATTCCGGCGCGCAGGGAAACGGATCCGACGGAGTGCCTTACTCAGAGTGGTAG
- a CDS encoding MFS transporter yields MAQSTESSHHLPRPSKTYRWIALVFVSLAQFGNYYIYDSINPLENIFRNQLGYSSEMFGWLNASYSVAAVLTLLIGGIIIDKLGIRKALLLFSALCFLGALLTALKGNFWVMVAGRTLLGLGAESQIVAVTTALAKWFKGKELSFAFGINLTIARLASVSADNSPNWAAWAFYPNGAGSEPSWQRPLIIAVAAGVICLVAALVYWVLEAAAERRFSLGSAGSIDKLETRDIFRFNQSYWYVVALCFTFYSAIFPFRTFAIEFFTSKLLVGTAMTDAAQVLAHGRAGFYNSLLPFSAMIATPLFGLLADRIGKRATLMMIGSVLLMPVYLMLAYSPLPLWIPVSMMGIAFSLIPAVMWPSVAYIVDEKKLGTAYALMSLIQQIGFFVLNLAIGRANDFGHASLTNVSGYALGMWIFSTLGFVGLFFSILLRIRERGPQAHGLETITAASSAK; encoded by the coding sequence ATGGCACAGTCGACCGAATCGTCGCATCATCTACCACGCCCTTCTAAAACGTATCGCTGGATCGCTCTTGTCTTTGTCAGTCTTGCGCAATTCGGCAATTACTACATTTACGACAGCATCAATCCCCTTGAGAACATTTTCCGTAATCAACTCGGATACAGCTCCGAGATGTTCGGCTGGTTGAATGCTTCCTACAGTGTAGCCGCCGTACTTACGCTGCTTATCGGCGGCATCATTATCGACAAGCTTGGAATCAGGAAGGCACTGCTGCTGTTCTCGGCACTCTGCTTCCTTGGCGCACTTCTTACGGCGCTCAAGGGCAATTTCTGGGTTATGGTCGCAGGGCGCACGCTACTTGGTCTTGGGGCGGAATCTCAGATCGTTGCAGTCACCACTGCACTCGCGAAGTGGTTCAAAGGGAAAGAACTGAGCTTTGCCTTCGGCATTAACCTGACGATTGCGCGACTAGCCTCGGTTTCCGCCGACAACTCCCCCAACTGGGCGGCGTGGGCCTTTTATCCCAATGGGGCTGGGTCGGAACCGAGCTGGCAGCGTCCGCTGATAATTGCGGTTGCGGCAGGCGTGATCTGCCTGGTGGCAGCGCTTGTTTACTGGGTTCTGGAAGCCGCCGCAGAGCGGCGGTTCTCGCTTGGCTCAGCGGGATCCATCGACAAGCTGGAAACTCGAGACATTTTCCGCTTTAACCAATCGTACTGGTACGTTGTCGCACTCTGCTTCACCTTCTACTCTGCCATCTTTCCGTTCCGCACCTTCGCGATCGAATTCTTTACCAGCAAGTTGCTGGTTGGCACCGCAATGACGGACGCCGCACAGGTGTTGGCGCACGGACGGGCCGGCTTCTACAACAGCTTGCTTCCGTTCTCCGCCATGATCGCGACGCCGCTTTTCGGACTGCTCGCAGACCGCATCGGTAAGCGCGCGACGCTCATGATGATCGGCTCCGTACTTCTGATGCCGGTGTACCTGATGCTGGCGTATTCGCCACTTCCGCTATGGATTCCCGTTTCGATGATGGGCATCGCATTCTCGCTGATTCCGGCAGTGATGTGGCCCTCCGTGGCATATATCGTCGACGAGAAGAAGCTCGGAACAGCGTATGCGTTGATGAGCCTGATACAGCAAATTGGGTTCTTCGTGCTCAACCTGGCCATAGGCCGAGCGAACGACTTCGGTCACGCGAGCCTTACAAACGTCAGCGGATATGCCCTCGGAATGTGGATCTTCTCCACGCTGGGCTTCGTTGGTCTGTTCTTCTCGATTCTGCTTCGGATTCGGGAGCGCGGGCCACAAGCGCATGGGTTGGAGACGATCACAGCCGCAAGTTCCGCAAAATAG